The Candidatus Binatia bacterium genome has a window encoding:
- a CDS encoding peroxiredoxin, which yields MQRLLRMLFGGAGSPAKLLEPGTTAPDFRVTAHDGSTVGLADLRGRKVILWFYPKADTPGCTVEGKGLCARHEEFVRRGALILGVSFDSVAENRAFAEKFRFPYPLLCDTKREIGMAYGACDSPGAKNARRISYVIDESGIIRHVLPKVDPATHTDEVLALVS from the coding sequence ATGCAACGTCTGCTGCGAATGCTTTTCGGAGGAGCCGGCTCGCCGGCCAAATTGCTGGAGCCCGGGACGACCGCTCCCGATTTTCGCGTGACGGCCCATGACGGCAGCACCGTCGGTCTGGCCGATCTCAGGGGCCGCAAGGTGATCCTGTGGTTCTATCCGAAAGCCGACACTCCGGGATGCACCGTCGAAGGCAAAGGCCTGTGCGCACGACACGAGGAGTTCGTGCGCCGCGGCGCCCTGATTCTCGGCGTCAGCTTCGACTCGGTCGCCGAAAACCGTGCGTTCGCCGAGAAGTTCCGCTTTCCGTACCCCCTCCTTTGCGACACGAAGCGGGAGATCGGCATGGCCTACGGTGCCTGTGACAGTCCCGGCGCAAAGAACGCGCGGCGCATTTCGTACGTGATCGACGAGAGCGGCATCATCCGCCACGTGCTGCCGAAGGTGGATCCGGCAACGCACACCGACGAAGTGCTCGCGCTCGTGAGCTGA